In the genome of Saprospira sp. CCB-QB6, one region contains:
- a CDS encoding GH3 family domain-containing protein, producing MSKIKGQLFKRGLMWHLRSASQRQQTPKSLQQQSLLFLLQMAQQTAFGKRYQFAQIRAALDPIKAYQEMVPIMDYEQMYSNWWHRLLEDEANVVWPGQIRYFAQSSGTSGSPSKQIPVSKAMLGAMKRSTKFMFAHSTQWELGPDFYGRDFLIMGSSTTLRKQGQHWLGDISGINATQMPSWFRGFYKPGAKIIKLPNWEERVSAIAEQAHKWDLSVIAGIPSWVQMMLERVLAVQKADQIIDIWPNLKIYVSGGIAFSPYRQRFKELIGGNVHTLDTYNTSEGSLACQTRIDDEVMPLELILNNGIFFEFVPFNADNFSPTGQLLPQAKALHIGELKEGKEYALVLSTCSGAWRYLLGDTVRLLNKERAEIRITGRIKHFVSICGEHLSIDNMNAALALCEQQTGLQFGEFHLQAVKVGNHFEHHWFLGQTAPLAGLSEELLAQQLDQYLAALNDDYKTEREDNLLKKVKLRLLPNALFWEWWGQQKRIDGQSKFPRVLTAKQFADWKHFLDAKGY from the coding sequence AGACGGCTTTTGGTAAACGCTATCAATTTGCGCAAATCCGCGCCGCGCTGGATCCTATTAAGGCTTATCAGGAAATGGTGCCTATTATGGACTATGAGCAGATGTACAGCAACTGGTGGCATCGCCTGCTAGAGGATGAAGCTAATGTGGTCTGGCCTGGACAAATCCGCTATTTTGCCCAAAGCTCAGGTACCTCGGGTAGCCCTAGCAAACAGATTCCCGTCAGCAAGGCGATGCTGGGCGCCATGAAACGCAGCACTAAGTTTATGTTTGCCCACTCTACGCAATGGGAATTGGGACCCGATTTCTATGGTCGAGACTTCCTTATTATGGGCAGTAGCACAACCTTGCGCAAACAAGGCCAACATTGGTTAGGCGATATTTCGGGGATCAATGCGACCCAAATGCCAAGTTGGTTCCGCGGCTTCTATAAACCTGGCGCCAAAATTATTAAACTCCCCAATTGGGAGGAACGAGTTTCTGCTATTGCCGAACAAGCCCATAAATGGGACCTAAGCGTAATTGCAGGTATTCCCTCTTGGGTGCAAATGATGCTCGAACGAGTGCTGGCGGTCCAAAAGGCCGATCAAATTATTGATATTTGGCCCAATCTCAAGATTTATGTCTCTGGCGGTATCGCCTTTTCGCCTTACCGACAACGCTTTAAGGAGCTGATTGGCGGCAATGTACACACCCTAGATACCTATAATACTTCGGAGGGCAGCTTGGCCTGCCAAACCCGCATCGATGATGAGGTAATGCCCCTAGAACTGATCCTAAACAATGGGATTTTCTTTGAGTTTGTCCCCTTTAATGCCGATAACTTTAGCCCTACAGGGCAGCTGCTGCCTCAAGCCAAAGCCCTGCATATTGGCGAGCTGAAGGAGGGCAAGGAGTATGCACTGGTCCTTAGCACTTGCTCAGGCGCTTGGCGCTATTTACTGGGCGATACGGTCCGCTTACTCAATAAAGAACGAGCCGAAATCCGCATCACGGGCCGCATTAAGCATTTTGTGAGCATCTGCGGCGAACACCTCTCTATTGATAATATGAATGCCGCCCTGGCCCTTTGCGAACAACAAACAGGCCTGCAATTTGGCGAGTTTCATCTGCAAGCAGTCAAGGTAGGTAACCATTTTGAACATCATTGGTTCCTGGGGCAAACGGCCCCTCTAGCAGGCTTGTCCGAAGAGCTACTGGCGCAGCAACTGGACCAATATCTGGCTGCCCTAAACGATGACTACAAAACCGAAAGAGAAGATAATTTGTTGAAGAAGGTGAAGCTGCGCCTCTTGCCTAATGCCCTGTTTTGGGAATGGTGGGGGCAGCAAAAACGCATTGACGGACAGTCCAAATTTCCAAGGGTACTGACCGCCAAGCAATTTGCCGACTGGAAACATTTCTTAGATGCCAAAGGATACTAA
- a CDS encoding thiol-disulfide oxidoreductase DCC family protein, which yields MPKDTKAILLFDGVCQLCEKSVQFVLRRDPKGRVHFAALQSEVGQALLAQHQLAKSDFKSLVLLDNGQAYLGSTAALRLLCLLPFPWPLFGVFLWLPRFLRDPVYYWISKNRYRWFGQKESCMLPKPDWQDRFLS from the coding sequence ATGCCAAAGGATACTAAAGCCATTTTACTTTTTGATGGGGTTTGCCAACTTTGCGAGAAAAGCGTGCAGTTTGTCTTGCGCCGAGACCCCAAAGGACGGGTCCATTTTGCGGCCTTACAATCGGAGGTTGGGCAAGCGCTTTTGGCCCAACACCAACTGGCCAAAAGCGATTTTAAATCGCTGGTGCTACTAGACAATGGCCAAGCCTATTTGGGCTCTACGGCTGCTCTGCGCCTGCTCTGCCTGCTGCCTTTTCCCTGGCCGCTCTTTGGCGTTTTTTTGTGGCTGCCTCGCTTTTTGCGAGATCCTGTCTACTACTGGATTTCCAAAAATCGCTATCGTTGGTTTGGCCAAAAAGAAAGCTGTATGCTGCCCAAACCTGATTGGCAAGATCGTTTTTTATCCTAA
- a CDS encoding acetyltransferase, translating into MQLIIYGCGRFAAYAAYVFQLDSPYQPIAHCIEQKYLTKAKADYPIIPLEELQQSYPPTTTALFIAVGNIKERKRLFLYFKEKGYTLASYCSSKADFWPNLQLGENVFVGEGSVLQPFTQLADNCILFGARLGHHCQIQAHSLLSGSTLAGNVVVGQCSFLGLQSAVQQNIQIGQYNIIGMGAIITQNTPDYAIYQAPPSQKRNLHSSKLKGFL; encoded by the coding sequence ATGCAGCTGATTATCTATGGATGTGGCCGATTTGCCGCCTATGCCGCCTATGTCTTCCAACTAGATAGCCCCTACCAGCCTATTGCCCACTGTATCGAACAAAAATATCTAACCAAGGCAAAAGCAGATTACCCCATTATCCCCCTAGAAGAACTCCAACAGTCCTACCCCCCTACAACAACCGCCCTATTTATCGCTGTTGGCAATATCAAAGAACGAAAACGACTCTTCCTCTACTTTAAAGAAAAAGGCTACACTTTAGCCAGCTATTGCTCCTCTAAAGCCGACTTCTGGCCCAATCTCCAACTAGGCGAAAATGTCTTTGTCGGAGAAGGATCGGTCCTCCAACCCTTTACCCAATTAGCCGATAATTGTATCCTCTTCGGGGCCAGACTAGGCCACCACTGCCAAATCCAAGCCCACTCTCTCCTTAGCGGATCTACCCTAGCAGGCAATGTTGTCGTGGGCCAATGCTCTTTCCTCGGCCTCCAATCCGCTGTCCAACAAAATATCCAAATCGGCCAATACAATATTATCGGTATGGGCGCTATCATTACCCAAAACACTCCCGACTATGCCATCTATCAAGCCCCTCCTAGCCAAAAAAGAAACTTGCATAGCTCCAAATTAAAAGGCTTTCTCTAA